One window from the genome of Saccharicrinis carchari encodes:
- a CDS encoding Do family serine endopeptidase: protein MKVKKLFFVFLAAVLGAVLGVYAYVLIVNPQKEIVTVENHVVPAARYASLGQAAPVGVPDFTLAAEKSVEAVVHVMTKATRSGNAYSHGNPFYDFFFGPRGGIAPDRAPVMGSGSGVIIAEDGYIITNNHVIDKADEIEVVLNDRRSYKAKLIGADPTTDIALLKIDEKGLRFLAYGDSDDLKIGEWVLAVGNPFNLTSTVTAGIVSAKARSINILSNRSQPMGIESFIQTDAAVNPGNSGGALVNIRGELVGINTAIASQTGSFAGYSFAVPVGIAKKVVADLKEFGEVQRGFIGVQIRGVDAALSKELNLDKIEGVYVDAVTANGGAAVAGVKKGDVILSINGVAVNTNSELIGQVSKHRPGDKVSLSIKRDGKVKQFTVVLRNSYGSTEVVRQKEGISALLGAELRELSDQQKNRLLVDYGMEVVKLTAGKFKQSGIREGFIILKANRQPIKTITDLKDVIATTDGGLFITGVYPNGQVTYYAINLQE, encoded by the coding sequence ATGAAGGTAAAAAAATTATTTTTTGTTTTTTTAGCAGCCGTACTGGGAGCAGTATTAGGTGTATATGCTTATGTATTGATTGTTAACCCCCAAAAGGAAATTGTTACGGTGGAGAATCACGTGGTACCGGCTGCCAGATACGCATCGCTTGGGCAAGCTGCACCGGTTGGGGTTCCGGATTTTACCCTTGCGGCGGAAAAATCAGTAGAAGCCGTAGTTCACGTAATGACCAAAGCCACCCGTTCGGGTAATGCGTATTCACATGGTAACCCCTTTTACGATTTCTTTTTTGGTCCCAGAGGTGGCATAGCGCCCGATAGAGCGCCTGTGATGGGTTCCGGTTCAGGAGTGATAATTGCTGAGGATGGTTATATCATTACCAACAATCACGTGATAGACAAAGCTGATGAAATTGAAGTAGTGCTTAACGACAGGCGATCGTATAAGGCTAAACTTATTGGTGCAGATCCTACAACCGATATTGCTCTTTTAAAAATTGATGAAAAAGGTCTCCGTTTCCTGGCTTATGGCGATTCGGACGATTTAAAAATAGGCGAATGGGTGCTGGCTGTGGGCAACCCTTTTAACCTGACTTCTACTGTTACAGCGGGTATAGTGAGTGCAAAGGCTCGTAGTATAAATATTCTGTCGAACCGGAGCCAGCCTATGGGAATTGAATCTTTTATCCAGACTGATGCAGCGGTTAATCCCGGTAATAGTGGGGGAGCCCTTGTAAACATACGTGGCGAACTGGTTGGCATTAACACGGCCATTGCATCGCAAACCGGATCCTTTGCAGGGTATTCCTTTGCTGTACCCGTGGGGATAGCCAAAAAAGTTGTGGCCGACCTTAAAGAGTTCGGAGAGGTACAAAGAGGATTTATTGGTGTTCAGATTAGAGGTGTAGATGCAGCTCTCTCGAAAGAATTAAACCTGGATAAAATAGAAGGTGTTTATGTAGATGCCGTTACAGCCAATGGGGGCGCAGCTGTCGCCGGAGTCAAAAAAGGAGATGTGATTTTAAGCATCAATGGCGTCGCGGTGAATACCAATTCGGAGTTGATTGGTCAGGTAAGCAAACATCGTCCCGGGGATAAAGTGAGTTTATCGATAAAAAGAGATGGAAAAGTAAAACAATTTACCGTGGTTTTACGTAATAGTTATGGGTCTACGGAAGTAGTGAGACAAAAAGAAGGAATATCCGCTTTATTGGGAGCCGAATTGCGCGAGTTGTCAGATCAGCAAAAAAACAGGCTACTCGTAGATTATGGCATGGAAGTTGTTAAGCTAACGGCCGGAAAGTTTAAACAAAGTGGCATACGTGAAGGTTTTATCATTTTAAAAGCCAACAGGCAACCAATCAAAACTATTACCGATCTAAAAGACGTTATAGCAACAACTGATGGAGGTTTGTTTATTACTGGCGTATATCCAAACGGTCAGGTTACCTACTACGCTATTAACCTCCAGGAATAA
- the dapF gene encoding diaminopimelate epimerase has protein sequence MQVDFYKYQGTGNDFIIIDNRNGNFDTKSTSLVSFLCHRRMGIGADGLMLLESNDSEKVDFTMRYYNSDGKEASMCGNGGRCIAAFAVRIGAVTNADEFYFEAADGMHVAKFKNDIVSLKMIDVSHIDSGEGYYFLNTGVPHYVTHRNNIADIDIVNNGSKIRYSATFKPDGTNVNFVEQQSHNQIKVRTYERGVENETYSCGTGVVASAIATFVKNKQEKFFDVDVKGGRLQVHFEGDEKSGFSNIWLIGPATLVFEGKVELER, from the coding sequence ATGCAAGTTGATTTTTACAAGTATCAAGGTACCGGCAACGACTTTATTATTATTGACAACAGAAACGGTAATTTTGACACTAAAAGCACAAGCTTAGTCAGTTTTTTATGCCATCGCAGGATGGGTATTGGGGCAGATGGGCTGATGCTGCTCGAAAGTAACGACTCGGAAAAGGTGGATTTTACCATGCGTTATTATAACAGCGATGGAAAGGAAGCTTCGATGTGTGGAAACGGTGGCAGATGCATTGCTGCATTTGCTGTACGCATAGGTGCAGTTACAAATGCCGATGAATTTTATTTTGAGGCAGCAGACGGTATGCATGTTGCCAAATTTAAAAACGACATTGTGAGCCTCAAGATGATTGATGTTTCGCATATTGATTCCGGTGAGGGATATTACTTTTTAAATACCGGGGTGCCCCACTATGTGACCCACAGAAATAATATAGCTGATATTGATATTGTAAATAATGGCAGTAAAATAAGGTATTCTGCCACTTTCAAACCAGACGGCACCAATGTTAATTTTGTTGAACAGCAAAGCCACAATCAAATTAAAGTAAGAACTTACGAACGTGGGGTGGAAAACGAAACCTACTCGTGTGGAACCGGTGTTGTAGCTTCGGCTATTGCCACCTTTGTTAAAAACAAGCAAGAAAAGTTTTTTGATGTTGATGTTAAAGGTGGTAGACTGCAAGTTCATTTTGAAGGTGATGAAAAATCAGGCTTCAGCAACATTTGGCTTATTGGTCCTGCAACCCTCGTTTTTGAAGGGAAAGTAGAGCTTGAGAGATAG
- the mltG gene encoding endolytic transglycosylase MltG, protein MKKKVRNTKRRMTRRFKRMGLFVVVLLLLAVLIGGRFYRYINAPNVDLSKAESAYIHIPDGTNFLQLKTILKESGAIKDMVSFEWVAQKKDYPERIIGGRYKLEDRMSNNHLVNLLRSGRQEPVNLTFNNIRKLEQLASLVSKKLMLDSASLMDLMQDKDYLSELGFNSNTLPSMFLPNTYHIYWNTDAVGFMERMKKEYDTFWNDERIHKAEVKGLNPLQVSALAAIVDEETQKADEKARVAGLYLNRLDKGMRLQADPTLKYALGDFSIKRLLNEDKKVESPYNTYKYAGLPPGPIRIPSITGLNAVLNAEDHDYVYMCAKEDFSGYHNFSKTLAQHNIHAARYRRELNKRGIRR, encoded by the coding sequence ATGAAAAAGAAAGTACGGAATACCAAACGCAGAATGACCCGCCGATTTAAGCGGATGGGATTATTTGTTGTAGTTTTACTTCTTTTAGCCGTATTGATAGGCGGCCGGTTCTATCGCTATATTAATGCGCCCAATGTCGATTTATCTAAAGCAGAATCGGCCTATATACACATACCGGATGGAACAAATTTTCTGCAGTTAAAAACTATTTTAAAGGAATCAGGAGCCATAAAGGATATGGTAAGTTTTGAATGGGTAGCCCAGAAAAAGGACTACCCCGAAAGAATAATAGGTGGTCGTTACAAGTTGGAGGACCGGATGTCGAACAACCATTTGGTTAATTTGTTGCGCAGTGGCCGGCAGGAACCGGTTAACCTTACCTTTAATAATATTCGTAAGTTAGAGCAGTTGGCTTCTTTGGTAAGCAAAAAATTGATGCTCGACTCAGCGTCACTGATGGATTTAATGCAGGATAAAGATTATCTTTCTGAGCTTGGCTTTAATTCCAACACACTGCCCTCCATGTTTCTTCCTAACACCTATCATATTTACTGGAACACTGATGCTGTAGGTTTTATGGAACGGATGAAAAAAGAGTATGATACCTTTTGGAATGATGAAAGAATACATAAAGCAGAGGTAAAAGGATTAAACCCACTGCAAGTATCGGCACTGGCCGCAATTGTGGATGAAGAGACGCAAAAAGCGGATGAAAAAGCAAGAGTGGCCGGTCTGTATTTAAACCGATTGGATAAAGGCATGCGCCTGCAAGCGGATCCAACTTTAAAATATGCCTTGGGCGATTTCAGTATCAAAAGATTATTAAATGAAGACAAGAAAGTGGAATCGCCGTATAACACTTATAAATATGCGGGTTTACCACCCGGCCCAATCCGGATACCTTCTATTACCGGATTAAATGCAGTACTGAATGCCGAAGACCATGATTATGTATACATGTGTGCAAAAGAAGATTTTTCGGGCTACCATAACTTTTCAAAAACCTTGGCGCAACACAACATCCATGCAGCCAGATATCGAAGAGAATTAAATAAAAGAGGGATTCGGCGTTAG
- a CDS encoding SPOR domain-containing protein, whose translation MNKLFLLAILTLSLISCRSLKDSGSSSFSDSDSPYVKEESKPIVIKKEPKPIVIKEEKVKVIESPDDISYKYYVIIGSFKILDNARNYKNTLISEGFSPVILENENGLYRVSVSAYNDEMDARSKVGNIRSNYPKYNDTWLLIRMR comes from the coding sequence ATGAATAAATTATTTCTTTTAGCCATTTTAACCTTATCATTGATAAGCTGCAGATCCTTAAAGGATTCGGGAAGCTCTAGTTTTAGCGATAGCGACTCACCTTACGTTAAAGAGGAATCTAAACCTATTGTGATAAAAAAGGAGCCTAAACCCATTGTGATAAAAGAGGAAAAAGTAAAAGTAATTGAGTCGCCGGACGATATCAGCTACAAATACTACGTTATTATTGGCTCCTTTAAAATACTGGATAATGCCCGCAACTATAAAAACACCCTGATTAGTGAGGGTTTTTCTCCGGTTATTCTGGAAAACGAAAACGGACTTTATCGTGTTTCTGTTTCGGCCTATAATGATGAAATGGATGCGCGAAGCAAAGTGGGCAACATACGCAGCAATTATCCTAAATACAATGATACCTGGTTGTTGATACGGATGCGATAA
- a CDS encoding FprA family A-type flavoprotein → MYKPVKLTPDVYYVGVNDRRTHLFENMWPIDRGVAYNSYVIDDEKVALIDSVEIAQVEKYLKKIKAVIGERPIDYLVVNHMEPDHGGSIDIIKKMYPDIQIVGNKKTLPMLEGYFGISDNTVEVKEGDSLNLGKHTLQFYMVPMVHWPETMVTYETSEQIVFSADAFGTFGTLDGGIFDDEFDFEYYRDEMRRYYSNIVGKYGSPVQKALSKLAGLDIKMIASTHGPIWKNHIQKVIGMYDRWSKFETEEGVVLAYASMYGNTEEMAEAVARELAENGIKHIRLYDVSKTHASYILSDIFKYKGVILASPTYCNELHPNMESLTTKLRHMGVKNHYLGILGSYSWAGAAVKKLNAIAEELKWEVVGESVEEKHALKADKYQECINLGKAMADKLKADR, encoded by the coding sequence ATGTACAAGCCAGTAAAATTGACGCCAGACGTATATTACGTTGGCGTGAACGACAGAAGAACGCATCTTTTTGAAAACATGTGGCCCATCGACCGTGGTGTGGCCTATAATTCGTATGTTATCGACGACGAAAAAGTAGCCTTAATCGACTCGGTAGAGATAGCACAGGTAGAAAAATATCTGAAAAAAATTAAAGCCGTTATCGGGGAGCGCCCTATCGATTATCTTGTTGTAAACCATATGGAACCAGACCATGGTGGCTCTATAGACATCATAAAAAAAATGTATCCTGACATTCAAATTGTAGGCAATAAAAAAACATTGCCTATGTTGGAAGGGTATTTTGGCATTTCGGATAACACTGTAGAAGTGAAAGAAGGCGACAGCTTAAATTTGGGAAAACATACTTTACAATTTTATATGGTGCCCATGGTTCACTGGCCCGAAACCATGGTAACCTACGAAACAAGCGAACAGATTGTATTTTCGGCTGATGCCTTTGGTACTTTTGGTACTTTAGACGGCGGTATTTTCGACGACGAATTTGATTTTGAATATTATCGCGATGAGATGCGTAGATATTATTCAAACATTGTAGGAAAATATGGCTCACCGGTACAAAAGGCACTCTCGAAGCTCGCAGGTTTGGATATTAAAATGATTGCCTCTACGCACGGCCCTATCTGGAAAAACCATATTCAAAAAGTTATCGGGATGTACGACCGTTGGAGCAAATTTGAAACCGAGGAAGGGGTAGTACTGGCTTATGCTTCGATGTACGGAAATACCGAAGAGATGGCCGAAGCTGTAGCTCGTGAACTGGCCGAGAACGGTATTAAGCATATTCGTTTGTACGATGTGTCAAAAACGCATGCTTCGTATATCCTTTCCGATATTTTCAAATATAAAGGCGTTATACTGGCAAGCCCCACCTATTGTAATGAGTTGCATCCAAATATGGAATCCCTTACCACCAAGCTGCGACATATGGGCGTTAAAAACCATTATCTCGGTATTTTAGGCTCCTATTCCTGGGCCGGTGCTGCCGTTAAAAAATTAAACGCGATAGCCGAAGAGCTAAAGTGGGAAGTTGTGGGTGAAAGCGTAGAAGAAAAACATGCCCTAAAAGCCGACAAATATCAGGAGTGTATTAATTTGGGCAAAGCAATGGCCGATAAACTTAAAGCGGACAGATAA
- a CDS encoding BCD family MFS transporter: MNYSKNLQGQFKKSKWRSIFGIALIAIAIGHLLAVYFDHQLTAFNLIIAVIFIANGVFGIAGSKGYILGKNSYVKMDEQSITIKTIGKEKKALWEDIETIDFRNNKLKILPEDKKFQFVTLNYLNEDCSTEIRNEVIKAANKKGISIINK; this comes from the coding sequence ATGAATTACAGTAAAAACCTGCAAGGACAGTTTAAAAAATCGAAATGGAGATCTATTTTTGGCATAGCTCTAATTGCAATAGCCATTGGGCATTTGCTCGCGGTATATTTCGATCACCAATTAACTGCCTTTAACCTTATAATAGCGGTTATCTTTATAGCGAACGGGGTTTTCGGTATCGCCGGAAGTAAAGGTTATATTTTAGGAAAAAACTCATACGTGAAAATGGACGAACAATCCATTACCATAAAAACCATAGGCAAGGAGAAGAAAGCCTTATGGGAAGATATAGAAACAATTGATTTCAGAAATAACAAGCTGAAGATCCTCCCGGAGGATAAGAAATTCCAATTTGTTACCTTGAATTATTTAAACGAAGATTGTTCAACGGAGATAAGAAACGAAGTGATAAAAGCAGCCAATAAAAAGGGTATCAGTATTATAAATAAATAA
- a CDS encoding 7-carboxy-7-deazaguanine synthase QueE: MEKLMLVGEGVFPIVMDAKGNAIAEVPATGWNLSGTVQGEGKLAGTPSLFIRLATCNLRCIWQMDDGSFCRCDTAYASFHPDDKKAWTVEEIVKVVKHNIGAMQHVVITGGEPLLQKKGVLALCKSIKEELNLHITIETNGTIFDQELTQFVDLFSISPKLSNSVPSAQKLKFYNEAETGSSRFHHEVRRNLNALQSYIDTAQDLQLKFVVAKQSDADEITKDYLKVLQRYNKNDIMLMPLGATQHEITKSNPIVLQMCLQNGWKYTPRIHIDIFGSKQGV, translated from the coding sequence ATGGAAAAATTAATGTTAGTGGGCGAGGGGGTTTTCCCCATCGTAATGGATGCAAAGGGGAATGCCATAGCAGAAGTTCCGGCAACGGGATGGAACCTTTCCGGAACAGTTCAGGGCGAAGGCAAATTGGCCGGAACACCCTCTTTATTTATTCGTTTGGCTACGTGTAACCTCCGTTGCATTTGGCAAATGGACGATGGCAGCTTTTGTCGTTGCGACACAGCCTATGCCTCCTTTCATCCCGACGACAAAAAGGCCTGGACAGTTGAGGAGATTGTTAAAGTGGTAAAGCATAATATCGGTGCCATGCAGCATGTGGTTATTACCGGAGGAGAACCGCTTTTGCAAAAGAAGGGTGTGCTGGCGTTGTGTAAAAGCATCAAAGAAGAGTTGAACCTGCACATCACCATCGAAACCAACGGAACCATCTTCGATCAGGAACTGACTCAGTTTGTCGATCTGTTCAGTATCTCACCCAAGTTGAGTAACTCAGTGCCATCGGCCCAAAAGCTTAAGTTTTATAACGAAGCGGAAACCGGATCCTCGCGATTCCACCATGAGGTGCGCAGGAATTTAAATGCGCTGCAAAGTTATATCGATACGGCTCAGGACTTGCAACTTAAATTTGTGGTGGCCAAACAAAGCGATGCCGACGAAATTACCAAGGACTATCTTAAAGTGTTGCAACGTTACAATAAAAACGATATTATGCTGATGCCTTTAGGTGCAACGCAGCACGAAATAACCAAATCCAATCCCATTGTATTGCAAATGTGCTTACAAAACGGCTGGAAATATACTCCTCGCATACATATCGATATCTTTGGCTCTAAACAAGGGGTGTGA
- the queC gene encoding 7-cyano-7-deazaguanine synthase QueC: protein MNKAVVLLSGGLDSAVTLYLAKSKGYDEVHALSFDYGQRHQTELNHAMAIASRAGVTAHKIATLNLGDFGGSSLTDKNMEVEDGDVNRTDIPLTYVPARNMVFLSVAASYAESIQAQHIYIGVSEVDYSGYVDCRQEFIDAMELAINKGTVMGAEGGMPIKIHAPFANKTKAQEITLGMELGVDFSLTWSCYRGGEKPCGTCDSCLLRAKAFAEAGFEDAGVKI, encoded by the coding sequence ATGAACAAAGCAGTTGTTTTATTATCCGGCGGATTAGATTCTGCGGTAACCTTATATCTGGCCAAAAGCAAGGGATATGACGAGGTTCATGCCCTTTCGTTCGACTATGGCCAGCGTCATCAAACCGAACTGAACCATGCTATGGCCATAGCGTCCAGAGCAGGCGTAACGGCACATAAAATTGCCACGCTTAACCTGGGTGATTTTGGGGGCTCATCGCTCACCGATAAAAATATGGAAGTGGAAGACGGTGATGTAAACCGTACCGACATACCGCTTACCTATGTGCCGGCACGTAACATGGTATTTTTGTCCGTTGCAGCCTCCTATGCCGAAAGCATTCAAGCACAACATATATATATTGGTGTTAGTGAGGTGGATTACTCGGGGTACGTAGATTGCCGTCAGGAGTTTATCGATGCCATGGAGTTGGCTATCAACAAAGGAACGGTAATGGGTGCCGAGGGGGGGATGCCCATAAAAATACATGCCCCTTTTGCCAACAAGACCAAAGCGCAGGAAATTACACTCGGTATGGAATTGGGTGTCGATTTCAGCCTTACCTGGTCATGTTACCGGGGTGGCGAAAAACCCTGTGGAACCTGCGACAGTTGTTTGCTGCGTGCTAAAGCTTTTGCAGAGGCAGGCTTTGAAGATGCCGGGGTTAAAATATAA
- a CDS encoding DnaJ domain-containing protein, producing the protein MNDYYHILGVTPHATLEQIKKAYRKKAKLYHPDVNKAVDAHERFILVNEAYEYLLNVSGNNVNRIKRNREKAQKQAAYQQQWEKHERQKARERAREYARMKYEAYLNSDIYRTTEAINVVVDFFITLFILTIVILLPILSFHKNGAISLVIWLIIIVPSFPLWFRFVVRTWNSFSIRSFFYKKQSTIKTRTINILVLFVINVVIFFKIVLNTLITLNLSIGLYAIAIAIGFMLARLVKRNYYKYMLRINVAPGVLGLFFLLNYAFSRNPVSETYWYSYNRYQSKVFYTVLLEDGVYNKYPGIRTFAIEDGVQDNNRVTYEFQEGLFGLRVAKHIYLYYELP; encoded by the coding sequence ATGAACGACTACTATCATATACTTGGCGTAACACCACACGCCACGCTGGAGCAAATTAAAAAAGCTTACCGGAAAAAGGCTAAGCTTTACCACCCCGATGTTAATAAAGCGGTGGATGCGCATGAGCGTTTTATTTTAGTGAACGAGGCTTATGAATATCTTTTAAATGTTAGCGGCAACAATGTTAACAGGATAAAAAGAAATAGGGAAAAAGCACAAAAACAGGCGGCTTATCAACAGCAATGGGAAAAACACGAAAGACAAAAAGCACGAGAGAGGGCCCGTGAATATGCCCGTATGAAGTATGAAGCCTATTTAAACTCGGATATATACCGAACTACGGAGGCCATTAATGTGGTGGTCGACTTTTTTATTACTTTGTTTATACTCACCATCGTAATATTACTTCCCATTTTATCTTTTCATAAAAACGGCGCCATTTCTCTTGTTATATGGCTGATTATTATTGTGCCGTCCTTTCCCCTGTGGTTTCGTTTTGTAGTGCGAACGTGGAACAGTTTTAGTATTCGTAGCTTCTTTTATAAAAAACAATCAACTATAAAAACGCGCACCATTAATATCCTGGTTCTTTTTGTTATTAACGTAGTGATATTTTTTAAAATTGTATTAAACACACTAATCACTCTAAACTTGTCCATCGGATTATATGCAATTGCCATAGCTATTGGCTTTATGCTGGCTCGCCTGGTAAAACGAAATTATTATAAATACATGCTTCGCATTAATGTTGCACCGGGTGTTTTGGGACTATTCTTTTTGTTGAATTATGCATTCTCACGCAATCCGGTAAGCGAAACCTACTGGTATAGCTACAACCGATACCAATCTAAGGTATTTTATACGGTGCTGCTTGAAGATGGTGTATATAATAAATATCCGGGCATACGCACCTTTGCTATTGAAGATGGTGTGCAAGACAACAATCGTGTTACTTATGAATTTCAGGAAGGATTGTTTGGATTAAGGGTGGCAAAACATATTTATTTATATTACGAGCTGCCTTAG